CGGCCGCAGCGCGCGCTCGGGACGATCCCGGCGGCGGGCAGGGCTGGCACGCGGTTTGCCACCGACCCGGGGCGGGAGGAGCCGGATGTTCCCGACCCCGGCGGCCGCGCCGCCGCGCGCCCTCGCAGCACCGCCCTCCGACCCGCTCGCGGCGCTGGTCGGCTCGTCGGCCCCGCTCGTGGCGCTGCGCCGCGCGCTGCGCCGGATCGCAGCCAGCGACGCGGGTGTCCTCCTCACCGGCGAGACCGGCACCGGCAAGGGGCTCGTCGCGCGGGTGCTGCACGCGGCGTCGCCGCGCGCCGCCGGGCCCTTCGTGCACGTCGACTGCGGGGCGCTCGCCGCGAGCGTGATCGAGAGCGAGCTCTTCGGACACGAGCGCGGCGCCTTCACGGGCGCGGTGGCCGCGCGCGCGGGACGCCTCGAGGCCGCTGCCGGCGGAACGCTCTTCCTCGACGAGGTGGCCGAGCTCGACCTGCGCCAGCAGGTCAAGCTGCTGCGCGTCCTCCAGGACCGCGCCTTCGAGCGCGTCGGCGGCGGGCGCACGCTCGCGCTCGCGGCGCGCGTCGTCGCCGCCACCAACCGGGACCTCCGGCGCGCGGTCGGCGAGGGCGGCTTCCGCGCCGATCTCTACTACCGGCTCCAGGTCGTCGAGCTCGAGCTGCCGCCCCTGCGCGCGCGGCCGGACGACCTTCCGGCGCTCGTCGAGCATCTTTCGGGCGAGGCCGCGTGCCGCGCCGGCTGCGCGGCGCCGCGTGCCACGCCCGCCTTCCTGGCGGCGCTCGCGGCCCACGACTGGCCCGGCAACGTGCGCGAGCTCGCGAACCTGGTCGAACGCCTGCTCGCGCTCGGCGCCGGCCCGGTCCTCGACGCCGCGGATCTCGACGGTGCTCTCGCGGCGCGCCGCGGCGGATCGTGGGACCGCGTCGCCGAGACCCACGACCAGGTCCCGGCGCCGCTCGCCGGCCCCGACGCCACCCGCATCGCGGCCGCGCTCCGCGCGACCGGCGGCAACGTCGCTCGCGCCGCCCGCCGTCTCGGCCTCCCACGCGGCACCCTGCGCCACCGGATCGCGAAGCACGGGCTCGGGCACCTGATTCCGAGGGATTGAGGCGCGCCGTGCGGTGCCCCTGGTGGGTCTCCGGCGCGTGTGACCGTGCCTGTCACGGCGCCGGGTTCTCCTCGATGCGGAAGGAGACACCCATGGCACATGCCCAGACTCGGGTCCCCCGAGCCCGCCCTGCCGCCAGCGTTCCCCAATGCGATCTCTGCGGCTCCGACGAGATCGCCTCCGACGAGGCCTTCGACGGCGGCCTGTGGCTGCTCGGCGAGTGTGGTCGCTGCGGGCACCGCTGGACGGCGGGCCCGTTCGCCGGCCCGACCCCCGCCCCGGCCCGCGTCCGCCCGCTGCCGCCCGCGCCCGAAGGAGGCATCGTCGCCGCCTAGGGCCCTGCCAGCGGGGTCGGATACCTTCCGCGCGTGCCGTCCTCGCGAAGCACGACGCGGGTGGTGTTCTTCACCGGCAAGGGGGGCGTCGGCAAGACCACGACGGCGGCCGCCACCGCGGCGCTCGCCGCGCGCCGGGGCAAGCGGACGCTGGTCCTCTCCGCCGACCCTGCGCACAGCCTGGGCGACGTGCTCGGGGTGCGGCTCGGTGCGGAGCCGCGCACGGCCGGTGCGCGCGGGGCCGCCCCGCTCGAGGCCGTCGAGGTCGACCCGCGTGCCGAGATGGAGCGCCACTGGGGTTCGATCCGCGACTACCTGACCGCCCTCTTCCGCCACCAGGGCATCGAGGCCGTGGTCGCCGACGAGCTGGCGCTCCTGCCGGGCGCCGAGGAGATGGCGGCGCTGCTCGCCGTCGAGCAGCACGCGGGCTCGGGCGCCTACGACCTGATCGTCGTCGACTGCGCGCCGACCGGTGCGACGCTGCGCCTCGTGACGCTGCCCGAGGTCGCCACCCGCGGGCTGCGCGTCGTGCTCCGGCTCCAGCGCGCCTTCGCGGCCAGCATCACGCCGCTGGCGCGTGCCGTGCTGCCGGTGCCGCTCCCCGATGCCGGCGTCTTCCGCGAGCTCGAGGCGCTCCTCTACGAGCGCCTCGCCACGATCCGTGCCCGCCTCCTCGATCCGCTGACGACGATCCGGCTCGTCGCCACGCCCGAGCGCATGGTGATCGACGAGGCGGTTCGCGCCCACACGGATCTCTGTCTCTTCGAGCTCGGCTGCGATGCGCTGGTCATGAACCGCCTGCTGCCGCCCGAGGCCGCGGCCGAGCCCGGCTTCGCCGACTGGGCGCGCGTCCACGCCGAGCGGCTCGCCGAGGTGGAGGAGCTCTTCCCGGGCCTCCCGGTCCTGCGCGCGCCCCTCGCGCCCGACGAGGTCGTGGGGGTGGACGCGCTCGCGGCCCACGGCGCCGCGCTCTACGGCGCGCCCGCTGCTCCGGGGGGGACGCCGGGGGCCCGCGAGGGCTCGTGCGGCGGCGACCCCGCGGCCCGCCTCGCCGACCCTCCGCGCCTGCGCTTCGCGCGCCGCGCCGACGCCCAGGGCGCCTTCGCCGTGGAGCTGCCCCTGCCCAACGCACGGCGCGAGGAGCTCGACGTGGCGAAGCTCGACGACGCGCTCCTCGTGCGCGCCGGGGCGTTGCGCCGGGCGATCCCGCTTCCCCGCCGGCTCGCGCGGCTCTCGCTCGCCAGCGCGCGGCTCGACGCCGGGCGCCTGGTGGTGCGGCTCGCGCCGGCGGCCGAGGGCGCGTAGGCCGTGCGCGTCGTCGTCCACACCGGGAAGGGAGGGGTCGGCAAGACCACGCTC
This DNA window, taken from Deltaproteobacteria bacterium, encodes the following:
- a CDS encoding ArsA family ATPase; translation: MPSSRSTTRVVFFTGKGGVGKTTTAAATAALAARRGKRTLVLSADPAHSLGDVLGVRLGAEPRTAGARGAAPLEAVEVDPRAEMERHWGSIRDYLTALFRHQGIEAVVADELALLPGAEEMAALLAVEQHAGSGAYDLIVVDCAPTGATLRLVTLPEVATRGLRVVLRLQRAFAASITPLARAVLPVPLPDAGVFRELEALLYERLATIRARLLDPLTTIRLVATPERMVIDEAVRAHTDLCLFELGCDALVMNRLLPPEAAAEPGFADWARVHAERLAEVEELFPGLPVLRAPLAPDEVVGVDALAAHGAALYGAPAAPGGTPGAREGSCGGDPAARLADPPRLRFARRADAQGAFAVELPLPNARREELDVAKLDDALLVRAGALRRAIPLPRRLARLSLASARLDAGRLVVRLAPAAEGA
- a CDS encoding sigma-54 dependent transcriptional regulator, with the protein product MFPTPAAAPPRALAAPPSDPLAALVGSSAPLVALRRALRRIAASDAGVLLTGETGTGKGLVARVLHAASPRAAGPFVHVDCGALAASVIESELFGHERGAFTGAVAARAGRLEAAAGGTLFLDEVAELDLRQQVKLLRVLQDRAFERVGGGRTLALAARVVAATNRDLRRAVGEGGFRADLYYRLQVVELELPPLRARPDDLPALVEHLSGEAACRAGCAAPRATPAFLAALAAHDWPGNVRELANLVERLLALGAGPVLDAADLDGALAARRGGSWDRVAETHDQVPAPLAGPDATRIAAALRATGGNVARAARRLGLPRGTLRHRIAKHGLGHLIPRD